The following coding sequences lie in one Eschrichtius robustus isolate mEscRob2 chromosome 17, mEscRob2.pri, whole genome shotgun sequence genomic window:
- the GGH gene encoding gamma-glutamyl hydrolase, protein MASLGLLLSVLGLVLCGTASLGLSASPAPTSKKPIIGILMQRCHSENMKILGKYYIAASYVKYLESAGARVVPIRLDLKDEEYEKLFKSINGILFPGGGVNLMKSGYAHVAKIFYKLAIQGFGNGDYFPTWGTCLGFEELTYLVSGESLLTLTDTVGIKMPLNFTRGPLQSRMFQNFPADLLLSLAVEPLTANFHKWSLSVKNFTMNEKLKAFFSILTTNTDGYTEFISTMEGYQYPVYGVQWHPEKAPYEWGKLKGISHAPNAVRAAFYLAEFFVAEARKNNHHFESDVEEGKALIYQYRPVYTGNISSFQQSYIFD, encoded by the exons ATGGCGAGCTTGGGTCTTCTGCTGAGCGTGCTGGGCCTGGTCCTGTGCGGGACGGCGAGCCTTGGGCTGTCCGCTTCTCCCGCCCCCACCTCCAAGAAGCCCATCATTG gaATATTAATGCAAAGGTGCCATAGTGAGAACATGAAAATCCTGGGAAAATACTATATTGCTGCATCCTATGTAAAGTATCTGGAGTCCGCAGGTGCGAGAGTGGTACCCATAAG gcTTGATCTTAAAGATGAAGAGTATGAAAAGCTTTTCAAATCTATTAATGG aatccttttccctggaggAGGTGTTAACCTCATGAAGTCAGGTTACGCCCACGTGGccaaaatattttacaagttGGCCATACAG GGTTTTGGTAATGGAGACTATTTTCCCACGTGGGGGACCTGCCTTGGATTTGAAGAGCTTACGTATCTGGTCAGTGGGGAGAGCTTATTAACCCTCACAGATACTGTTGGAATTAAAATGCCACTGAACTTCACTAGAG GTCCATTGCAGAGCAGAATGTTCCAGAATTTTCCTGCTGACTTGTTGCTGTCGTTAGCAGTAGAACCTCTGACTGCAAATTTCCACAAGTGGAGCCTCTCTGTGAAG AATTTTACAATGAATGAAAAGTTAAAGGCGTTTTTCAGTATATTAACTACAAATACAGATGGTTATACTGAGTTTATTTCAACAATGGAAG GATACCAGTATCCAGTATATGGTGTCCAGTGGCATCCAGAGAAAGCTCCTTATGAGTGGGGAAAATTAAAAGGCATTTCCCATGCGCCTAATGCTGTGAGGGCTGCATTTTATTTAGCAGAGTTCTTTGTGGCTGAAG ctAGGAAAAACAATCACCATTTTGAATCCGATGTTGAAGAGGGCAAAGCACTAATTTATCAGTACCGTCCAGTTTATACTGGGAACATTTCTTCGTTTCAGCAAAGTTATATATTTGATTGA